One genomic segment of Ipomoea triloba cultivar NCNSP0323 chromosome 9, ASM357664v1 includes these proteins:
- the LOC116030661 gene encoding protein TIFY 5A-like has product MFYLLEIYIYREKKKKSMMRRKSETSLPYSKFQIHSVACPSIRKRITILYNSKTGFSDDASELQILGILWLARREVEEKDNINRSNLRLSSPHHYHSPPTPAAGSSLKKSLQRFLQKRRDRIRAAG; this is encoded by the exons atgttttatttgttagaaatatatatatacagggaaaaaaaaaaaaaaagcatgatGAGGAGGAAGAGTGAAACTTCTTTGCCATATTCAAAGTTCCAAATTCATTCGGT GGCATGTCCATCCATCAGaaagagaattacaattttgtACAATTCAAAGACTGGTTTCAGTGATGATGCATCTGAGCTGCAG ATCCTAGGCATCCTTTGGCTTGCAAGAAGAGAAGTGGAAGAAAAAGACAACATTAACAGATCAAATTTGAGGTTGTCATCTCCTCATCATTATCATAGCCCTCCTACTCCTGCTGCAGGGTCGTCTCTGAAGAAATCTTTGCAAAGATTTTTGCAGAAGAGAAGAGACAGGATTAGAGCTGCAGGGTAG
- the LOC116029426 gene encoding uncharacterized protein At2g34160-like isoform X2, translating into MTMEAVAVAVAPQPATNNTETQKKNRIQVSNTKKPLFFYVNLAKRYIQQHNEVELSALGMAITTVVTVAEILKNNGFATEKKVLTSTVGMKDEAKGRMVQKARIEIVLGKTEKFDKLMAPNNNNAAAAEAAEQATNKNENNLVIKEENKLQPQ; encoded by the exons ATGACAATGGAAGCTGTGGCAGTGGCAGTGGCACCCCAGCCAGCAACAAACAACACTGAAACACAGAAGAAAAATAGGATTCAAGTTTCTAACACCAAGAAACCCCTCTTCTTTTATGTCAATCTTGCCAAG AGGTATATTCAGCAGCATAATGAGGTTGAACTATCTGCTCTGGGCATGG CAATCACCACAGTAGTTACAGTTGCTGAGATTCTGAAGAACAATGGATTTGCAACTGAGAAGA AGGTTTTAACATCCACAGTTGGAATGAAAGACGAAGCAAAAGGCCGCATGGTTCAGAAAGCGAGG ATCGAGATCGTGCTGGGAAAAACCGAAAAGTTCGACAAATTAATGGCACCGAACAACAATAATGCAGCAGCAGCTGAAGCAGCGGAACAAGCAACAAACAAGAACGAGAACAACCTCGTCATCAAGGAGGAAAACAAGCTGCAGCCACAGTAG
- the LOC116029426 gene encoding uncharacterized protein At2g34160-like isoform X1, with protein MTMEAVAVAVAPQPATNNTETQKKNRIQVSNTKKPLFFYVNLAKRYIQQHNEVELSALGMAITTVVTVAEILKNNGFATEKSKYSLSLSSFYPANLPFLLTKKSKKLSMPTNGAEVLTSTVGMKDEAKGRMVQKARIEIVLGKTEKFDKLMAPNNNNAAAAEAAEQATNKNENNLVIKEENKLQPQ; from the exons ATGACAATGGAAGCTGTGGCAGTGGCAGTGGCACCCCAGCCAGCAACAAACAACACTGAAACACAGAAGAAAAATAGGATTCAAGTTTCTAACACCAAGAAACCCCTCTTCTTTTATGTCAATCTTGCCAAG AGGTATATTCAGCAGCATAATGAGGTTGAACTATCTGCTCTGGGCATGG CAATCACCACAGTAGTTACAGTTGCTGAGATTCTGAAGAACAATGGATTTGCAACTGAGAAGAGTAAGTATTCTCTTTCACTCTCCTCTTTTTACCCTGCAAATCTCCCATTCTTGTtaacaaaaaaaagtaaaaaacttTCAATGCCTACAAATGGTGCAGAGGTTTTAACATCCACAGTTGGAATGAAAGACGAAGCAAAAGGCCGCATGGTTCAGAAAGCGAGG ATCGAGATCGTGCTGGGAAAAACCGAAAAGTTCGACAAATTAATGGCACCGAACAACAATAATGCAGCAGCAGCTGAAGCAGCGGAACAAGCAACAAACAAGAACGAGAACAACCTCGTCATCAAGGAGGAAAACAAGCTGCAGCCACAGTAG